In the Mycolicibacter sp. MU0102 genome, one interval contains:
- a CDS encoding LLM class flavin-dependent oxidoreductase: MTEWFLYLPQTRIGLAELVSRAQAAEAAGFDGVAFLDHLDTPMDPASPLWEAMTVATWVAAHTQRIKVGHVVLCDGFRHPAVLAKQATTLAEASGGRFELGLGSGSMPDELVKYGISTAGPRQRVDALGETLALLGEYWNTAGERAQTPAPAQPIPLVLGGVGPRMLELVRRYADWWNLPATHVHKLPELLPSIGSARASVQQMVGFARHDQDVAAVSETAQRRFGRLGSGLVCGDAATLAEHFGRLESQGAQRFYVWFADFAPPESIVEFAETVIRAGG, encoded by the coding sequence ATGACGGAGTGGTTCTTGTACCTCCCACAAACCAGAATCGGCCTCGCCGAGCTGGTCTCGCGGGCCCAGGCGGCCGAGGCGGCCGGTTTCGACGGCGTGGCTTTCCTCGACCACCTCGACACCCCGATGGACCCCGCTTCGCCGCTGTGGGAGGCGATGACCGTGGCCACCTGGGTTGCCGCCCACACGCAGCGGATCAAAGTCGGCCACGTGGTGTTGTGCGACGGGTTCCGGCACCCGGCGGTGCTGGCCAAGCAGGCGACCACCTTGGCCGAGGCCTCTGGCGGACGCTTCGAACTGGGACTGGGTTCCGGCTCGATGCCCGACGAGTTGGTCAAGTACGGCATCAGCACGGCCGGCCCGCGGCAACGCGTCGATGCGCTGGGGGAGACGCTGGCACTGTTGGGCGAGTACTGGAACACCGCGGGGGAGCGGGCGCAGACCCCCGCGCCGGCCCAGCCGATCCCGCTGGTGCTCGGTGGGGTGGGCCCCCGGATGCTGGAGTTGGTACGCCGGTACGCCGATTGGTGGAACCTGCCGGCCACGCACGTGCACAAGTTGCCCGAGTTGCTGCCCTCGATCGGGTCTGCGCGCGCGTCGGTGCAGCAGATGGTCGGGTTCGCCCGACACGACCAGGACGTGGCGGCGGTATCGGAGACGGCGCAGCGGCGATTCGGCCGGCTGGGATCGGGCCTGGTGTGCGGTGATGCCGCAACACTGGCCGAACATTTCGGCCGACTCGAAAGCCAAGGGGCACAGCGGTTCTACGTCTGGTTTGCTGACTTCGCGCCGCCGGAGTCGATTGTCGAATTCGCCGAGACCGTGATCCGGGCGGGCGGCTGA
- a CDS encoding TetR/AcrR family transcriptional regulator, whose translation MNAASASPASPSTTDRLLDATEKLLADKGIRATTMIDVAQAAGLSRAWLYRNFPDKPTLVGAAIIRLIETSWAQTRAELSTLTGFEDQLVAGVQIGRRAYDDPGALLMRLRTAEPEEFTACAGTGVRGLVPDLAGFWLPFVAAAAASGDIHPDTDLPEASEWIARVMISFGSVPGNQLDPDDPAAVRQHLRRYVLPALRQAPTGE comes from the coding sequence GTGAACGCAGCGTCAGCGTCGCCCGCGTCCCCGTCGACAACTGATCGGCTTCTCGATGCGACCGAGAAACTGCTGGCCGACAAGGGGATTCGAGCGACGACGATGATCGACGTCGCCCAGGCAGCAGGGCTGTCCCGGGCCTGGCTGTACCGGAATTTTCCGGATAAGCCGACGCTGGTCGGCGCGGCGATCATTCGGCTCATCGAAACCAGCTGGGCGCAGACCCGCGCCGAGCTGTCGACGCTCACCGGCTTCGAGGACCAACTTGTGGCCGGCGTCCAGATCGGTCGCCGCGCCTACGACGATCCCGGCGCGCTGCTGATGCGGCTGCGCACCGCCGAACCCGAGGAGTTCACCGCGTGTGCCGGAACCGGGGTTCGCGGCCTAGTTCCCGACCTCGCGGGGTTCTGGCTTCCGTTCGTGGCGGCCGCGGCCGCCAGCGGCGACATTCACCCCGACACCGATCTGCCCGAGGCCAGTGAATGGATCGCTCGGGTGATGATCAGTTTCGGCAGTGTCCCGGGAAACCAGCTGGACCCCGACGATCCCGCGGCCGTGCGGCAGCATCTACGCCGCTACGTGCTGCCGGCGTTGCGCCAGGCGCCAACGGGGGAGTAA
- a CDS encoding tautomerase family protein: protein MPLWTIHHTPGIFNAETKRALAARITEHYESAGLPRFYVVTLFQETAPEDFYVGGEPTEVGIRVVIDHIARHAHDTEGRRRIADWINGILTPTLERHPGVHSEFHVDETSEELWMINGLVPPPGGSDAEKRWAKENVASAY from the coding sequence ATGCCACTGTGGACAATTCACCACACCCCGGGCATCTTCAACGCCGAGACCAAACGCGCGCTGGCCGCCCGTATCACCGAGCACTACGAGAGTGCCGGGCTGCCGCGCTTCTACGTGGTCACCCTCTTCCAGGAGACCGCGCCAGAGGACTTCTACGTCGGTGGGGAGCCGACGGAAGTGGGAATTCGTGTCGTCATCGACCACATCGCCCGGCACGCCCACGACACCGAAGGCCGCCGGCGGATCGCCGATTGGATCAACGGGATTTTGACTCCGACACTCGAGCGGCATCCGGGCGTGCACTCGGAATTCCACGTCGACGAGACCAGCGAAGAGCTGTGGATGATCAACGGGCTTGTTCCGCCGCCGGGGGGATCGGATGCCGAGAAGCGGTGGGCCAAAGAGAACGTCGCGTCGGCGTACTAG
- a CDS encoding winged helix-turn-helix transcriptional regulator, whose translation MEFEPRLRDRSRWSTGDACSVARLLDVLSTKTAFLVVRECFYGTSRFEDFTARLGASAPAVSRALKQLENAGIIRRVPYQESGQRVRDEYRLTSAGEDLLPVFLALMQWGDKYLQDGAPPLSFVDATTQRRVGVRVTDDLEGPMTDADDIEIRWNAPRRTR comes from the coding sequence ATGGAGTTCGAACCCCGGTTGCGCGACCGATCGCGCTGGTCCACCGGCGATGCGTGTTCGGTGGCCCGGCTGCTCGATGTGCTGAGCACCAAGACGGCGTTCCTGGTGGTGCGCGAATGCTTCTACGGCACCAGCCGATTCGAGGACTTCACCGCGCGTTTGGGCGCCTCGGCCCCGGCAGTCTCGCGGGCGCTAAAGCAACTCGAGAACGCCGGAATCATCCGCCGGGTGCCCTACCAGGAATCCGGGCAGCGGGTCCGCGACGAGTATCGGCTGACGTCGGCCGGCGAAGACCTGTTGCCGGTCTTTCTGGCGCTGATGCAATGGGGAGACAAGTACCTGCAGGACGGGGCGCCGCCGTTGAGCTTCGTCGATGCGACCACCCAGCGGCGGGTGGGCGTCCGCGTCACCGACGATCTGGAGGGGCCGATGACCGACGCCGACGACATCGAGATCCGCTGGAACGCACCGCGCCGAACGCGCTGA
- a CDS encoding acetyl-CoA C-acetyltransferase has translation MLDAVRTPRGKGRPDGALHDLHPQALFAQCLTALAARTGFEPAEVDDVIAGNGILSGDHGDDIARLAVLLAGWPESVPGMTLNRFCGSGQQAVTVAATAVAAGAENLMLAGGVESMSRWGVTVGVPTIDGDNTDLRRHYPTVPQGISADLIATLEGFSRADVDAYAAESQRRAAEAIEQGRFDRSLIAVTDSAGTVVCTRDEHPRPGTTAEKLAGLPPAFAQLGAARVAGETRTFDEICLDRYPGHTAIEHVHHAGNSSGVVDGAAAVAVVSQAWLGAHGATPRARIRATAALGSEPVIMLTAPGPAAQRCLQRAGMQAGDIDLWEINEAFAAVPLKTIRDLNLDPARVNVNGGAIALGHPIGATGAMLIGTVLDELERRDLTTGLVTMCTGGGMGTATIIERV, from the coding sequence ATTCTCGACGCCGTGCGGACGCCGCGTGGTAAGGGTCGTCCCGACGGGGCGCTGCACGACCTACATCCGCAGGCGCTGTTCGCGCAGTGCCTGACCGCCCTGGCCGCACGCACCGGGTTCGAGCCCGCCGAGGTCGACGACGTTATCGCCGGCAACGGGATCCTGTCCGGAGACCACGGCGACGACATCGCCCGGCTGGCCGTGCTGCTGGCCGGATGGCCCGAATCCGTCCCTGGGATGACGCTGAACCGCTTCTGCGGGTCGGGCCAGCAGGCCGTCACGGTGGCGGCCACCGCGGTCGCCGCCGGAGCGGAGAACCTGATGCTGGCCGGTGGTGTCGAATCGATGTCCCGCTGGGGGGTGACCGTCGGGGTGCCGACCATCGACGGCGACAACACGGACCTGCGCCGCCATTATCCGACTGTCCCGCAAGGCATTTCCGCCGACCTGATTGCCACGCTGGAGGGTTTTTCCCGGGCTGATGTCGACGCCTACGCCGCCGAGAGCCAGCGCCGCGCCGCCGAAGCCATCGAACAGGGCCGATTCGATCGGTCGCTGATCGCGGTCACCGACTCGGCCGGCACGGTGGTGTGCACCCGCGACGAACATCCGCGTCCCGGCACCACCGCCGAGAAGCTCGCCGGCCTGCCACCGGCGTTCGCCCAGCTGGGCGCCGCGCGGGTGGCAGGGGAGACCCGCACGTTCGACGAGATCTGCCTGGACCGCTATCCCGGCCACACCGCGATCGAGCACGTCCACCACGCCGGGAACTCCTCGGGCGTGGTCGACGGCGCGGCCGCCGTAGCGGTGGTGTCACAGGCATGGCTGGGCGCCCATGGTGCCACGCCGCGGGCCCGCATCCGGGCCACCGCCGCGCTCGGCAGCGAACCGGTCATCATGCTCACCGCACCCGGCCCCGCGGCGCAACGCTGCCTGCAACGCGCCGGCATGCAGGCGGGCGACATCGATCTGTGGGAGATCAACGAGGCCTTCGCCGCCGTGCCGCTCAAGACGATTCGCGACCTGAACCTCGACCCGGCTCGGGTCAACGTCAACGGCGGTGCCATCGCCCTGGGACATCCGATCGGCGCGACCGGGGCGATGCTCATCGGCACGGTGCTCGACGAACTCGAGCGCCGCGACCTGACTACCGGCTTGGTCACCATGTGCACCGGGGGCGGCATGGGCACGGCCACCATCATCGAAAGGGTCTGA
- a CDS encoding SDR family oxidoreductase yields the protein MVAVQGKVAVVTGGRRGLGAALVDELLARGARKVYSTARTAFTDERPQVVPLALEVGSPESVAALAGAASDAELVFNNAGVLLPDALLTGSFERITETFDVNVFGPLRLARAFAPILAANGGGALVNMHSVLSWMAGSGAYGASKAAAWSVTNSLRTELAAQHTQVVGVHAGLIDTDMVSDMPGPKVTPGHVARRILDGVESGAAEVLADDISVSVKAALSGPVENLSFALSH from the coding sequence ATGGTTGCAGTACAGGGAAAGGTCGCGGTGGTCACCGGCGGACGGCGCGGACTGGGCGCAGCCCTGGTCGACGAGCTCTTGGCGCGCGGAGCCCGCAAGGTCTACTCGACCGCACGCACCGCATTCACCGATGAGCGCCCGCAGGTGGTGCCACTAGCACTGGAGGTCGGGTCGCCCGAGTCGGTGGCGGCTCTGGCCGGGGCGGCCAGCGATGCCGAGCTGGTATTCAACAACGCGGGCGTGCTGCTGCCGGACGCATTGCTGACCGGCTCCTTCGAGCGCATCACCGAAACCTTCGACGTCAACGTCTTCGGGCCGCTGCGCCTGGCGCGGGCGTTCGCGCCGATCCTGGCGGCCAACGGGGGAGGGGCGCTGGTCAACATGCACTCGGTGCTGTCCTGGATGGCTGGCTCTGGCGCCTACGGCGCTTCCAAAGCCGCCGCCTGGTCGGTGACCAACTCGCTGCGCACTGAGCTGGCCGCGCAGCACACGCAGGTGGTCGGCGTCCATGCCGGCTTGATCGACACCGACATGGTCTCCGACATGCCCGGCCCCAAGGTGACGCCGGGCCACGTGGCGCGGCGAATCCTCGATGGCGTGGAGTCCGGTGCCGCCGAGGTGCTGGCCGACGACATCAGCGTGAGCGTCAAGGCCGCGCTGTCCGGTCCGGTCGAGAACCTGTCTTTCGCCCTGTCGCACTGA
- a CDS encoding enoyl-CoA hydratase/isomerase family protein, whose translation MSETVQIDRSHEGVAVVTLNRPDRLNAVNQVMRDALLQTFTTLGSDRSVLAVVLTGAGRGFCSGLDVRDFGPGIPEADDPAIDRMRFQESMAALPQAIRAIPQPVVAAVNGACVGAGLAMCLASDIRIASTAAKFGNAAILLGLSGAEMGMSYHLPRIVGTSVAADWMLTGRTVPAEEADRRGLVSQLVEPEALLDRAVEMAGLIAGLAPLGVELTKRALQVNVDAASLDGALELENRNQVLTHATDDAAARRQKWSR comes from the coding sequence ATGAGCGAGACCGTGCAGATCGACCGGTCCCACGAAGGTGTCGCCGTCGTGACGCTGAATCGTCCCGACCGGCTCAACGCGGTCAACCAGGTGATGCGCGACGCGCTGCTGCAGACCTTCACCACACTGGGCTCCGACCGTTCAGTGCTGGCGGTGGTCCTGACCGGCGCAGGCCGAGGCTTCTGCTCGGGCCTGGATGTCCGCGACTTCGGGCCCGGCATCCCCGAAGCCGACGACCCGGCGATCGACCGGATGCGCTTCCAGGAATCCATGGCCGCGCTGCCCCAGGCGATCCGGGCCATCCCGCAACCCGTCGTCGCCGCGGTCAACGGCGCCTGCGTGGGTGCTGGGCTGGCGATGTGCCTGGCCTCAGACATCAGGATCGCCTCGACGGCAGCGAAATTCGGCAACGCCGCCATCCTGCTCGGACTGTCGGGGGCGGAGATGGGCATGAGCTATCACCTGCCCCGCATCGTCGGCACCAGCGTCGCCGCCGACTGGATGCTCACCGGACGGACGGTGCCCGCCGAGGAAGCCGATCGGCGAGGCTTGGTCAGCCAGCTGGTGGAGCCGGAGGCGCTGTTGGACCGTGCGGTCGAGATGGCCGGCCTGATAGCCGGATTGGCACCGCTCGGGGTGGAGCTGACCAAACGCGCGTTGCAGGTCAACGTCGACGCCGCCAGCTTGGATGGCGCCCTTGAGCTGGAGAACCGCAACCAGGTGTTGACCCACGCCACCGACGACGCGGCGGCCCGCCGGCAGAAGTGGTCCCGTTAA
- a CDS encoding TIGR03086 family metal-binding protein, translating to MTTPTSPSAAPPTDPRPVLDRAVATGAAVIAGIRPDQLTDPTPCTEMNVRTLVTHLIGVLDRVAALGNGEDPFAVAEPQVSDNRWADAWRESGRRAADAWGDDAVLQQPMALPWIQGSGAEVLASYLSEVTVHTWDLAVATGQQPDWDDTVVAAALQSAHRILPAENRRALYAEISAAMGLDEVAMPFAEAVAIPDDAPAIDRLIAWNGRDPLW from the coding sequence ATGACCACACCGACCAGTCCTTCCGCAGCCCCTCCGACCGACCCCCGCCCCGTGCTCGACCGTGCCGTCGCGACCGGCGCCGCCGTGATTGCCGGCATCCGCCCAGACCAGCTCACCGACCCGACGCCCTGCACCGAGATGAACGTGCGGACGTTGGTGACGCACCTGATCGGCGTTCTCGACCGAGTTGCCGCACTGGGCAACGGCGAGGACCCCTTCGCCGTCGCCGAGCCACAGGTCTCCGACAATCGCTGGGCCGATGCGTGGCGGGAGTCCGGCCGACGCGCCGCCGACGCCTGGGGCGACGACGCCGTCCTGCAACAACCCATGGCGCTGCCGTGGATCCAGGGCAGCGGCGCCGAGGTCCTGGCGTCTTACCTTTCTGAAGTGACCGTGCACACCTGGGACCTGGCGGTCGCCACCGGCCAGCAGCCCGACTGGGACGACACAGTGGTCGCCGCGGCGTTGCAGTCGGCACACCGGATCTTGCCGGCCGAGAATCGTCGCGCGCTCTATGCAGAGATCTCGGCCGCGATGGGCCTGGATGAGGTAGCCATGCCGTTCGCCGAAGCCGTCGCCATTCCCGACGACGCCCCCGCGATCGACCGGCTCATCGCCTGGAACGGCCGCGATCCGCTCTGGTGA
- a CDS encoding phosphotransferase family protein, whose translation MTDAVLTALRRRLASRGVTDLVPLAGGASSLTYRGSQDGRPVVVKMAPPGRAPVAHRDVLRQARIIAALSGSDVPVPQLLWCDAGDPPGVPPLFAMTLVAGESFEPLFDATDAPADPAVAQRYYAAAGTMARLHRLDPAALGCTDEPIGDAASEIERWSATLATVDPELAPGWRDVGEALRARLPAPAASAVVHGDFRLGNLLAVGSEITAVIDWEIWSIGDPRIDAGWFLINSDPQTYRRDTRYAGDCPGIGELADCYIAARGTDVAELEYFKALACFKSAATWSLIVKHNRRASAPRAELEAMAAAVPGLLTRAQDLLG comes from the coding sequence GTGACTGATGCGGTCCTGACCGCCTTGCGCCGACGGCTGGCGTCCCGCGGCGTGACCGACCTGGTGCCGCTGGCTGGTGGCGCGTCGAGTCTGACCTATCGCGGCAGCCAGGACGGGCGCCCGGTGGTGGTGAAGATGGCCCCGCCCGGGCGCGCCCCGGTGGCACACCGCGACGTGTTGCGCCAAGCCCGCATCATCGCGGCGCTGTCGGGCAGCGACGTACCGGTCCCCCAGCTGCTTTGGTGCGACGCCGGTGATCCCCCGGGCGTACCGCCGCTGTTCGCGATGACACTTGTGGCCGGCGAATCCTTCGAGCCGCTCTTCGATGCGACGGATGCGCCCGCGGATCCGGCTGTTGCGCAGCGTTATTACGCCGCCGCGGGGACGATGGCCCGGCTGCATCGACTGGACCCGGCCGCTTTGGGATGTACCGACGAACCCATCGGTGATGCGGCCAGCGAGATCGAACGGTGGAGCGCCACCTTGGCGACCGTCGATCCGGAACTGGCGCCCGGGTGGCGAGACGTCGGTGAGGCGCTGCGTGCGCGACTGCCCGCCCCGGCCGCCTCGGCGGTGGTGCACGGCGACTTCCGGCTCGGCAACCTGCTGGCGGTCGGCAGCGAGATCACCGCGGTCATCGATTGGGAGATCTGGTCGATTGGTGACCCGCGTATCGATGCGGGCTGGTTTCTGATCAACTCCGACCCGCAGACCTATCGCCGCGACACCCGATATGCCGGCGATTGCCCCGGCATCGGCGAACTGGCGGACTGCTACATCGCGGCCCGTGGCACCGACGTCGCCGAGTTGGAGTACTTCAAGGCGCTGGCGTGTTTCAAGTCGGCGGCGACATGGTCATTGATCGTCAAGCACAATCGGCGCGCTAGCGCGCCCCGAGCCGAGCTCGAAGCGATGGCGGCAGCCGTTCCCGGACTGCTGACCAGAGCGCAGGACCTGTTGGGTTAG
- a CDS encoding SDR family NAD(P)-dependent oxidoreductase has product MGRCDGKVALVTGSSRGLGKAIAQRLAREGATVALTARTLEPDEKYDGSLTQTRDEIVAAGGQAIAVQADLSATEDRERLFAQVTAELGAPDILVNNAAVTFLRPLDGFPERRVRLMLEMHLVGPLHLSQLAIPAMRERGAGWILNLTSVGGDLPAGPPFSDFDTSAGFGVYGTAKAALNRLTKSLAAELYADGIAVNAAAPTNPVATPGAGTLDLAKVDTEDIALITETAYRLCTADPKTLTGQIVKTQSFLRDIGWLRD; this is encoded by the coding sequence GTGGGACGGTGTGACGGCAAAGTGGCGTTGGTGACCGGCAGCAGCCGGGGGCTGGGCAAGGCTATCGCTCAACGGCTGGCCCGCGAAGGCGCAACGGTAGCGCTCACCGCCCGCACCCTGGAGCCCGACGAAAAGTACGACGGATCGCTGACCCAAACCCGAGACGAGATTGTCGCCGCGGGCGGTCAGGCCATCGCGGTGCAGGCCGATCTGTCGGCGACCGAAGACCGCGAGCGCTTGTTCGCGCAGGTCACCGCCGAACTCGGCGCACCTGACATCCTGGTCAACAATGCCGCGGTGACATTCCTGCGCCCTCTCGACGGCTTCCCGGAGCGCCGGGTGCGGCTGATGCTGGAAATGCATCTGGTGGGCCCGCTGCATCTGAGCCAGTTGGCCATTCCGGCCATGCGGGAACGCGGCGCCGGTTGGATACTGAACCTCACTTCGGTCGGCGGAGACTTGCCGGCCGGTCCGCCGTTCTCCGATTTCGACACATCTGCCGGCTTCGGCGTCTACGGCACCGCTAAAGCCGCACTCAACCGACTCACGAAAAGCCTTGCCGCAGAGCTATATGCCGACGGTATCGCGGTCAACGCCGCGGCACCCACCAATCCGGTCGCCACGCCGGGCGCGGGAACGTTGGATCTGGCTAAGGTCGACACCGAGGACATCGCGCTGATCACCGAGACGGCCTATCGACTGTGCACCGCCGACCCCAAGACGCTGACCGGCCAGATCGTCAAGACTCAATCCTTCCTGCGCGACATCGGCTGGCTGCGTGACTGA
- a CDS encoding helix-turn-helix transcriptional regulator encodes MRADRLVATLLLLQQRKRVTASEVARELEVSERTARRDLEALSVAGIPVYSVQGRGGGWRLLGGARTDLSGLTASEARALFLVAGPASTATPDVKAALRKLVRALPEPFRAQAEAAAASVVVDPRLWGASQVAPRPPRFLDALQEAVISGVQVWLGYVDSKGAVTERTVHPLGIVAKGPTWYLVSETEVGRRTFRIDRVSSVALTDDPVRRPRGFDLAQSWREIADEVDCKRTPLEAQAVCAPEGLGLLRGVLGGRLEVGGSRPDGRIEVVIRGHNEYAVAGQLAGLIEWLEVTGPQGVRDHLAAIGTALAERYR; translated from the coding sequence GTGCGAGCTGACCGGCTGGTGGCCACCCTTCTTCTGCTGCAGCAGCGCAAGCGGGTGACCGCCTCCGAGGTGGCCCGCGAGCTGGAGGTGTCCGAGCGCACCGCCCGCCGCGACCTCGAAGCGCTCAGCGTCGCCGGGATCCCGGTGTACTCCGTGCAAGGTCGCGGGGGCGGGTGGCGCCTCTTGGGTGGCGCTCGGACCGACCTCTCGGGGCTGACCGCAAGCGAGGCTCGTGCCCTGTTTCTCGTGGCCGGACCCGCCTCGACGGCCACGCCGGACGTCAAGGCCGCCCTGCGCAAGCTCGTCCGCGCGTTGCCCGAGCCTTTCCGGGCGCAGGCCGAGGCCGCCGCGGCGTCGGTGGTCGTCGATCCACGACTCTGGGGCGCCAGTCAGGTCGCGCCGCGGCCACCGAGGTTTCTCGACGCGCTGCAAGAGGCGGTGATCAGCGGAGTGCAGGTCTGGCTTGGCTACGTCGACAGCAAAGGCGCAGTGACCGAGCGGACCGTCCACCCGCTGGGCATCGTCGCCAAAGGCCCGACGTGGTACCTGGTGTCTGAAACGGAGGTCGGCCGGCGGACCTTCCGGATCGACCGTGTTTCGTCGGTTGCGTTGACCGACGATCCCGTGCGGCGGCCCCGGGGATTCGACCTTGCGCAGAGCTGGCGGGAGATCGCCGATGAGGTCGACTGCAAGCGCACCCCGCTGGAGGCCCAGGCCGTGTGCGCCCCCGAGGGTCTCGGTTTGCTCCGGGGAGTGCTCGGGGGACGCCTGGAGGTGGGCGGTTCCAGGCCCGACGGCCGGATCGAGGTGGTGATTCGAGGCCACAATGAATATGCCGTCGCCGGCCAACTGGCCGGACTCATCGAATGGCTCGAGGTGACCGGTCCGCAGGGCGTGCGTGATCATCTGGCCGCCATCGGTACCGCGCTGGCGGAGCGGTACCGGTGA
- a CDS encoding acyl-CoA dehydrogenase family protein: protein MAWDFSTDPEWAEQLAWVDEFVRTECEPIDMVVTESHDLNDPVRQALIPPLQKIVKERGLWATHLGPHLGGPGYGQVKLALLNEILGRSECAPIVFGSQAPDSGNSEILAHYGTPELKERYLEPLLDNRIISCFSMTEPQGGADPKVFTTTATQDGDQWVINGEKWYSSFASMASFLIVMAMTDPDAPPYQRYSMFVVPGDTPGINVLRDVGLGYQPAGGGGREGYVRYENVRVPSDHMLGPRGGAFVVAQTRLGGGRIHHAMRTVGLVRRIYDMICERAVSRYTQGTVLADKQMVQEMIADSWMEIEAYRLLTLQTAWKIDQYNDYQAVRADISAVKAMMQKVLHDVSSRALQIHGSLGTSHEMPFVQYLTESFVLGLADGPTEVHKVTLAKLLLKGVAPAPDLFPSEHLLRLRAAAEAKFADKLAGIPRS from the coding sequence ATGGCGTGGGACTTCTCCACCGACCCGGAATGGGCAGAACAGCTGGCCTGGGTCGACGAATTCGTCCGCACCGAGTGCGAACCCATCGACATGGTGGTCACCGAATCCCATGACCTCAATGATCCGGTCCGCCAGGCCCTGATCCCGCCGCTGCAGAAGATCGTCAAAGAGCGCGGACTGTGGGCCACCCATCTGGGTCCGCATCTGGGCGGCCCCGGCTACGGCCAGGTGAAGCTGGCGCTGCTGAACGAGATCCTGGGCCGCTCCGAATGCGCGCCGATCGTGTTCGGTTCGCAGGCACCGGATTCCGGGAACAGTGAGATCCTGGCCCACTACGGGACCCCGGAGCTCAAGGAGCGTTATCTCGAACCGTTGCTGGACAACCGGATCATCTCCTGCTTCTCGATGACCGAACCGCAGGGCGGGGCGGACCCGAAGGTCTTCACCACCACCGCGACCCAGGACGGCGATCAATGGGTGATCAACGGCGAGAAGTGGTACTCGTCGTTCGCCTCGATGGCGTCGTTCCTCATCGTGATGGCGATGACCGACCCGGATGCGCCGCCGTATCAGCGGTATTCGATGTTCGTGGTTCCCGGCGACACTCCCGGCATCAACGTGCTGCGCGACGTGGGGCTGGGCTATCAGCCCGCCGGTGGCGGGGGACGCGAGGGCTACGTCCGCTATGAGAACGTCCGGGTGCCGAGCGACCACATGCTCGGGCCGCGAGGCGGGGCTTTCGTCGTGGCGCAGACCCGGTTGGGCGGCGGGCGAATTCACCACGCCATGCGGACCGTGGGCCTGGTGCGCCGGATCTACGACATGATCTGTGAACGCGCGGTGTCGCGCTATACCCAGGGCACGGTGCTGGCCGACAAGCAGATGGTGCAGGAGATGATCGCCGATTCGTGGATGGAGATCGAGGCCTACCGGCTGCTGACGTTGCAGACCGCGTGGAAGATCGACCAGTACAACGATTATCAGGCGGTGCGCGCGGACATCTCGGCGGTCAAGGCGATGATGCAGAAGGTGCTGCACGACGTGTCGTCGCGCGCGTTGCAGATCCATGGTTCGCTGGGCACCTCGCATGAGATGCCGTTTGTGCAGTACCTGACCGAGTCATTCGTACTGGGGCTGGCCGACGGCCCCACCGAGGTGCACAAGGTGACGTTGGCGAAGCTGCTCCTCAAAGGTGTTGCGCCGGCACCGGACCTGTTCCCGTCCGAGCATCTGTTGCGGTTGCGGGCGGCGGCCGAGGCGAAGTTTGCCGACAAGTTGGCCGGCATCCCGCGGAGCTAA